The following are from one region of the Mixophyes fleayi isolate aMixFle1 chromosome 7, aMixFle1.hap1, whole genome shotgun sequence genome:
- the LOC142098527 gene encoding E3 ubiquitin-protein ligase MARCHF7-like, translating into MPLFGTSLFSHERERRTDSSIHGILDYEHGNSDNTPSYLQDRVSSCAQGARPKENSLSTVQLNTSINQQLPSQGSSFRDSSRSLRPVASTDLHSPQRDNSLDFRRATSRNEATTRITSGRISPVQQRPASDNTTNTEGRRTTRHLLSRLASSMSSTFISRRSSQDSINGRSPDAEEAHSSLCKASPQPSPATPGNMYTPENRPSEQSRGFTFFRRRRRGLSTVSPNQSSESEAESYRSEDSEMRTPASWLPSSLRNRWTPLFSRRRREGRHETARASSTSDSGRTSDGQESEKSENSRDPEKLKRIEERQVFICGCGD; encoded by the exons CCATGAGAGAGAAAGGAGAACTGACTCCTCTATACATGGAATTCTAGATTATGAACATGGAAATAGTGATAATACACCTTCAT atcTTCAGGACAGAGTTTCTTCATGTGCACAGGGCGCACGACCAAAAGAAAACTCTCTAAGCACAGTTCAACTTAACACATCTATCAACCAACAGTTGCCTTCTCAGGGTTCCTCATTCAGAGATTCAAGCAGGAGTTTAAGACCAGTAGCTTCTACAGATTTGCATTCTCCACAAAGGGACAACTCATTAGACTTTCGCCGTGCTACAAGTAGAAATGAAGCGACTACAAGGATTACATCAGGAAGAATATCGCCTGTTCAGCAAAGACCTGCTAGTGACAATACAACCAATACTGAAGGCAGACGTACAACAAGGCATTTACTGTCTCGCCTTGCATCTAGCATGTCTTCTACCTTTATCTCCAGGCGATCCAGCCAGGATTCCATAAATGGAAGGTCACCAGATGCAGAAGAAGCACACTCAAGTCTATGTAAAGCTTCTCCTCAGCCAAGCCCTGCCACACCTGGTAACATGTATACACCAGAAAATAGGCCTTCTGAACAATCTCGGGGATTTACATTTTTTAGGAGGCGGAGAAGGGGTCTGTCAACGGTGTCTCCAAATCAAAGTTCTGAATCAGAAGCTGAAAGCTACAGGTCAGAAGACTCTGAAATGAGGACTCCGGCATCCTGGTTGCCTTCATCTCTTAGGAATAGGTGGACACCTCTCTTTTCTAGGAGAAGACGGGAGGGAAGACATGAAACTGCCAGAGCATCATCTACCTCTGACTCAG GTAGGACAAGTGATGGACAAGAAAGTGAAAAGTCTGAAAACTCAAGGGACCCTGAAAAACTTAAGAGAATTGAAGAAAGGCAAGTTTTTATTTGTGGTTGCGGTGATTAA